In a genomic window of Glaciimonas sp. PCH181:
- the glp gene encoding gephyrin-like molybdotransferase Glp, with protein sequence MTKRIPSDTPATPPPASALTQAISCVSDYDPEALQVTHAQAIIRNCISPINAMEKVAIRSALDRVLATDIISPINVPAHDNSAMDGYAFHGEDLRAEGATVLEVIGTAHAGWAYEGTVGNGQAIRIMTGALMPVGLDTVIPQEFVSVIDHASDATSSKAITIAFGAVKAGANRRLAGEDLQVGAAALKKGRILRPADLGLLASLGIAEIPVQRRLRVAFFSTGDELRSVGEVLDPGCVYDSNRYTLYGMLTRLGCDIIDIGVVADDPAALEAAFINAAENADAIITSGGVSVGDADHTRQMMAKLGEVAFWKIGMRPGRPLAFGTINSSGKPAVFFGLPGNPVAVMVSFYFFARDALHHLMGAHPAPLPLMQVSSASAIRKKPGRTEYQRGILSRQTNGEWSVKPTGAQGSGILRSMAEANCMIVLAHNQSDVGIGDQVDVILFDGLI encoded by the coding sequence ATGACAAAGCGCATCCCATCCGATACTCCGGCGACACCTCCTCCAGCATCAGCATTAACGCAGGCGATCAGTTGCGTTTCCGATTACGATCCGGAAGCATTACAAGTCACCCACGCGCAAGCCATTATCCGCAACTGCATCAGCCCCATCAATGCGATGGAAAAGGTGGCCATCCGCAGCGCACTTGATCGGGTACTTGCTACCGATATTATTTCGCCTATCAATGTCCCCGCGCACGATAATTCGGCCATGGATGGCTACGCGTTTCACGGCGAGGATTTGCGCGCAGAAGGTGCCACGGTATTAGAAGTCATCGGTACGGCGCACGCAGGATGGGCCTATGAAGGCACAGTCGGCAACGGTCAGGCGATACGCATCATGACAGGGGCATTAATGCCGGTGGGTCTCGATACGGTGATTCCTCAGGAGTTTGTCAGCGTCATCGACCACGCTAGCGATGCTACGTCTTCCAAAGCAATCACGATTGCGTTCGGTGCGGTGAAGGCTGGCGCCAACCGCCGTCTGGCCGGAGAAGACTTGCAAGTCGGCGCTGCGGCATTAAAAAAGGGACGCATTTTGCGTCCGGCCGATCTTGGCCTGTTAGCCTCATTAGGGATCGCTGAAATCCCCGTTCAACGACGTTTGCGCGTCGCTTTCTTTTCCACTGGGGATGAATTGCGGTCGGTCGGTGAAGTGCTCGATCCCGGCTGTGTCTATGACTCCAATCGCTACACGCTGTACGGCATGCTGACCCGCTTAGGCTGCGACATCATCGATATCGGCGTCGTAGCTGACGATCCGGCTGCTTTGGAAGCGGCATTCATTAACGCCGCTGAAAATGCCGATGCGATTATTACTTCCGGCGGCGTCTCCGTTGGCGATGCAGACCACACGCGGCAAATGATGGCCAAATTAGGTGAGGTCGCATTCTGGAAAATCGGCATGCGCCCCGGTCGCCCGCTGGCGTTTGGCACCATTAACAGCTCTGGCAAACCGGCAGTTTTTTTTGGTCTTCCCGGCAATCCGGTCGCCGTGATGGTGTCGTTTTATTTTTTTGCACGCGATGCCTTACATCACTTGATGGGAGCGCATCCTGCACCTCTGCCACTCATGCAAGTATCGTCTGCATCGGCCATACGAAAAAAGCCGGGACGTACCGAATATCAGCGCGGCATATTGTCACGTCAAACCAACGGTGAATGGTCGGTCAAACCAACAGGCGCCCAGGGTTCAGGGATTCTGCGCTCAATGGCCGAAGCCAATTGCATGATCGTTTTAGCGCATAATCAAAGCGATGTTGGAATTGGTG